One Paramisgurnus dabryanus chromosome 10, PD_genome_1.1, whole genome shotgun sequence genomic region harbors:
- the LOC135718210 gene encoding uncharacterized protein → MEVKEEPQELNEVEGKQQEPHDVITEEKSDSNQHGKSSQKGQHSDDISINGKEKSHTSQESGEGFKYAKNLKKHLGTHTGETSYKCPHCNKGFTHSNNFYIHLRTHPEEMLYKCPHCEKGFTRADNFYIHLRTHPEETPYKCPHCEKGFTRADNFYIHLRIHNEEMPYKCDQCEKSFKHQDNYKRHLITHTGERPYTCLLCGKGFKQKVTLKIHELIHTGVKPYTCPQCEKSFRQKSNLKSHITLHTGGEPYICPQCGKGFTQKAHLKCHITIHIGDRPFTCPQCGKGFLKKIRLEDHLRVHTGEKPFKCTQCEKSFKNASYVKVHEQTHCKEKSFNCAECGKTFGSAYFLKQHKKIHVNEKPYTCFVCGKSFVLIEHLKKHQIIHTDEKTHVCSECGKTFLTTRALTKHQRVHTGEKP, encoded by the coding sequence ATGGAAGTAAAAGAGGAACCTCAGGAACTGAATGAAGTGGAGGGGAAGCAGCAGGAACCTCATGATGTCATCACTGAAGAAAAATCTGACTCCAATCAACATGGAAAGAGTTCACAAAAAGGACAACATAGTGATGATATAAGCATTAACGGTAAAGAGAAAAGTCACACAAGCCAGGAGTCTGGAGAAGGttttaaatatgctaaaaaCTTGAAGAAACATTTGGGAACTCACACTGGAGAGACATCCTACAAATGCCCTCATTGCAATAAGGGTTTTACACATTCAAATAacttttatatacatttaagaactCATCCTGAAGAGATGCTGTACAAATGCCCTCATTGCGAAAAGGGTTTTACACGTGCAGATAACTTTTATATACATTTGAGAACTCACCCTGAAGAGACGCCATACAAATGCCCTCATTGCGAAAAGGGTTTTACACGTGCAGATAACTTTTATATACATCTGAGAATTCACAATGAAGAGATGCCATACAAATGTGatcagtgtgaaaagagttttaaaCATCAAGATAACTATAAGAGACATTTGATAACTCACACTGGAGAGAGACCGTACACCTGTCTTCTGTGTGGGAAGGGTTTTAAACAGAAAGTGACCCTTAAGATTCATGAACTAATTCACACTGGAGTGAAGCCTTACACCTGTCCTCAATGTGAAAAGAGTTTTAGACAGAAATCTAATCTTAAGAGTCACATAACATTACACACTGGGGGGGAACCTTACATCTGTCCTCAGTGTGGAAAGGGTTTTACACAGAAAGCACATCTTAAGTGTCACATAACAATTCACATCGGTGACAGACCTTTTACTTGTCCTCAGTGTGGAAAgggttttctaaaaaaaataagactgGAAGATCACTTGAGAGTTCATACAGGAGAGAAACCTTTCAAGTGTActcagtgtgaaaagagtttcaaAAATGCATCATATGTCAAAGTCCACGAGCAGACTCATTGTAAAGAAAAATCATTTAACTGTGCTGAGTGTGGGAAAACATTTGGATCAGCATATTTCCTGAAACAACACAAGAAAATTCATGTCAATGAAAAGCCTTACACTTGTTTTgtttgtggaaagagttttgtACTGATTGAACATTTGAAAAAACACCAGATAATACATACTGATGAGAAAACTCATGTGTGCTCTGAGTGTGGGAAAACTTTTTTGACAACCAGAGCTTTGACAAAGCACCAAAGAGTCCATACTGGAGAAAAACCATGA